Proteins from a single region of Salinibacter grassmerensis:
- a CDS encoding rhodanese-like domain-containing protein — translation MEETIHTVSTDTFALRAEDPDHTILDVRPLAAYNGWPLQDESRSGHVPGAKSLPLQWTQYMDWVEVLDEKGLSQSTPVTVYGYTADAAAEMADKLSRFGFEAVGVYDGFLEDWAPDPDRPLRRMKRYRQLVYPEWVQSLRTGETPPGMQGDDYVLCHAHFGYRQDYEDGHIPGAIPLNTNALESPETWNRRSPAELKTALEDHGIRHDTTVVLYGRFSYPTYDQDYPAQSAGHLGAMRCAALMLYAGVEDVKILNGGISTWESAGYDVSTDDVEPEPVDDFGVEVPAHPEYMLTLDEAKDLLEADDGDLVSVRSWAEFVGERSGYHYIDKTGRIPGAVFGNCGSDAYHMENYRNFDYTTREFSEIAGKWAEMGITPDKHIAFYCGTGWRGSEAFMNAYLMGWPNISIYDGGWYEWSSHPETETATGVPENDVPA, via the coding sequence ATGGAAGAAACGATCCACACCGTCTCCACCGACACCTTTGCCCTGCGGGCGGAAGATCCTGACCATACGATTCTCGACGTTCGTCCCCTTGCGGCCTACAATGGCTGGCCGCTCCAGGACGAGTCCCGGAGCGGGCACGTGCCGGGCGCCAAGAGCCTGCCTCTGCAGTGGACGCAGTACATGGACTGGGTGGAGGTGCTCGACGAGAAGGGATTATCGCAGAGCACCCCCGTGACGGTGTACGGCTACACCGCCGATGCCGCGGCGGAGATGGCGGACAAGCTCTCGCGCTTCGGCTTCGAGGCAGTCGGGGTCTACGACGGCTTTCTGGAGGACTGGGCGCCCGACCCGGACCGCCCGCTCCGGCGCATGAAGCGGTACCGACAGCTCGTCTATCCGGAGTGGGTCCAGAGCCTCCGCACCGGCGAGACGCCCCCCGGCATGCAGGGCGACGACTACGTGCTGTGCCACGCGCACTTCGGCTACCGCCAGGACTACGAAGACGGCCATATCCCCGGCGCCATCCCCCTCAACACGAACGCCCTGGAGTCGCCGGAGACGTGGAACCGACGCTCCCCGGCGGAGCTGAAGACGGCCCTCGAAGACCACGGCATTCGCCACGACACCACCGTCGTGCTGTACGGGCGCTTCTCGTACCCGACGTACGACCAGGACTATCCCGCTCAGAGCGCAGGGCACCTGGGGGCGATGCGGTGCGCGGCACTGATGCTGTACGCCGGGGTGGAGGACGTCAAGATCCTCAACGGCGGGATCAGCACGTGGGAGTCCGCCGGATACGACGTGTCAACCGACGACGTGGAGCCGGAACCGGTGGACGACTTCGGGGTCGAGGTGCCGGCCCATCCGGAGTATATGCTGACCCTGGATGAGGCCAAGGATCTTCTGGAGGCCGACGACGGCGACCTCGTCAGCGTGCGCAGTTGGGCCGAGTTTGTCGGGGAGCGGAGCGGCTACCACTACATCGACAAGACCGGCCGCATCCCGGGGGCGGTGTTCGGTAACTGTGGAAGCGACGCCTACCACATGGAGAACTACCGCAATTTCGACTACACGACGCGGGAGTTCTCGGAGATCGCCGGGAAGTGGGCCGAGATGGGCATCACACCCGACAAGCACATCGCCTTCTACTGCGGCACGGGCTGGCGCGGCAGCGAGGCGTTCATGAACGCGTACCTGATGGGGTGGCCCAACATCTCGATCTACGACGGCGGGTGGTACGAATGGAGCAGCCACCCTGAAACCGAGACGGCCACCGGTGTGCCCGAGAATGACGTTCCGGCGTAG
- a CDS encoding efflux RND transporter periplasmic adaptor subunit, translating to MNRPTFSSLSWSTPVAAALLVGLLAGTTACTNGSASDESDEGRAPQASRVETLVLSSTSFTDVISLTGSVEALDDATLSSQTSGPVTVLRDLGTRVEADEVVAEIDAEEAEAAVEQARARYDLAQDRFQRQQPLYRDSVISALEFEQVRSERNQAQAALSQAQTRLNNAQIRAPFAGSIEERFTEVGEQASPGTRIARLVNTRRVKVTAGVPERYANDIRVGTPVQLDFRRYGAGVRTAEVTFVGNTIDPESRTFSIEATVSNERGTLKPEMGVSLRVTRAVIDSAITVPRSAVIRDESGTHAYVAERTDSTGVARKRDLVLGSSSGELVVVESGLSATDEVIIVGQNDVSPGAPISIAQQYDSTTAAGTPYEGSSSLPTPPTD from the coding sequence ATGAACCGGCCTACGTTTTCCTCCCTCTCCTGGTCGACACCTGTCGCGGCCGCACTGCTCGTCGGCCTCCTGGCGGGGACAACTGCGTGTACCAATGGCTCCGCCTCGGATGAGTCCGACGAGGGGCGCGCGCCCCAGGCCTCGCGGGTGGAAACCCTCGTCTTGTCCTCCACCTCATTCACCGATGTCATCAGCCTGACCGGCAGCGTGGAGGCCCTCGACGACGCTACGCTCTCGTCCCAGACCAGTGGGCCCGTAACGGTGCTCCGTGACCTGGGCACGCGTGTGGAGGCCGACGAGGTGGTGGCCGAGATCGACGCAGAAGAGGCGGAGGCGGCCGTTGAGCAGGCACGCGCCCGGTACGACCTGGCCCAGGATCGCTTCCAGCGCCAACAACCGCTCTACCGCGACTCCGTGATCAGTGCGCTGGAGTTCGAGCAGGTGCGCTCGGAGCGCAACCAGGCACAGGCTGCTCTTTCTCAAGCCCAAACCCGGCTCAACAACGCACAGATCCGAGCGCCCTTCGCCGGAAGCATCGAAGAGCGGTTTACCGAAGTGGGCGAGCAGGCTTCGCCGGGCACTCGAATCGCCCGCCTAGTGAATACCCGACGGGTCAAGGTGACCGCCGGCGTTCCGGAGCGCTACGCCAACGACATTCGGGTGGGCACCCCCGTACAGCTCGACTTTCGGCGCTACGGGGCGGGGGTCCGCACCGCCGAGGTCACGTTCGTAGGGAACACAATTGACCCTGAGAGCCGCACCTTCAGCATCGAGGCGACCGTGTCGAACGAGCGCGGCACACTGAAGCCCGAGATGGGAGTCAGTCTCCGGGTCACCCGTGCCGTCATCGACAGCGCCATCACGGTTCCCCGCTCGGCCGTCATCCGTGACGAGTCCGGCACGCACGCCTATGTAGCGGAGCGGACCGATTCGACGGGCGTGGCCCGGAAGCGCGACCTTGTCCTCGGTTCCTCCAGCGGGGAACTCGTAGTTGTAGAATCGGGCCTCTCCGCAACCGACGAGGTCATTATTGTGGGGCAGAACGACGTGTCCCCGGGCGCCCCGATCAGCATTGCCCAGCAGTACGACAGCACCACGGCGGCGGGCACGCCGTACGAGGGCAGCTCGTCGCTTCCCACCCCTCCGACCGACTGA
- a CDS encoding TolC family protein — MFDPPSDVTTPFMRAFHSSFFVLGLAVCTCAALFTPSAAPAQPVEPLSTADTTARPDTSRDRSPARRRSGTPLSVTDAIQVALEESYSLRDVQLDVRNADARIQSAWGRLYPQLDATGSYTRNIRTANPFAGSDVTGLFSGGGASEWVTFNEQARTDGDSNTDPITIQEFRRRQQAGRREAGIEPGSGGGNPFGVANQFTGALSLRQTLYNGQAIAAVQGAKTLKDLNQTALDRQKRVLVNEVRQAYHDALLAREQIDVARQGLQRAKETFQEVSQQVSAGTVPKSERLSAEVERANRETQLVQARSDYASALDGLKQTMGIDADATIRLTGDLEANQRDQYTEVAVQSAVDRALRNRADLKRARLNAELQEVRKNTEQARYFPTVSAVANLSMSGRVPSNRTSVISDPTDPFEFDKRAQGFFADSYWNPSLSVGLELSWNIFDGFQRRSSIQQEEVAVQRAELQVSQLRQSVRIQVQRALRNLDAARQRIQSQSTNLETARTNYRFAQQRLGQGVSSPFRVREASRQLDQSRLNYLQAVRDYMNAKSAFETAVGQPAGVPDAASFETARLE, encoded by the coding sequence GTGTTCGATCCTCCATCCGACGTGACGACGCCCTTCATGCGTGCCTTCCATTCCTCGTTTTTCGTCCTCGGGCTCGCCGTGTGCACCTGCGCGGCGCTCTTCACACCGTCGGCCGCACCGGCCCAGCCGGTCGAGCCGCTCTCAACTGCGGATACCACGGCCCGCCCGGACACCTCTCGGGACCGGTCGCCCGCGCGTCGCCGCTCGGGCACTCCACTCTCCGTCACCGACGCCATCCAGGTCGCTCTGGAGGAGAGCTATTCTCTACGGGACGTGCAGCTCGACGTGCGCAATGCCGATGCTCGCATTCAAAGTGCGTGGGGACGGCTGTACCCTCAGCTCGACGCCACCGGCAGTTACACCCGCAATATCAGGACCGCCAATCCGTTCGCGGGCAGCGACGTGACGGGGCTTTTCTCGGGCGGCGGCGCGTCGGAGTGGGTTACGTTCAACGAGCAGGCCCGGACGGATGGTGACTCGAATACCGATCCCATCACCATTCAGGAGTTTCGGAGACGCCAGCAAGCCGGGCGCAGGGAGGCCGGAATCGAGCCGGGCAGTGGGGGAGGAAACCCATTTGGGGTGGCCAACCAGTTTACCGGGGCCCTCAGCCTCCGGCAGACGCTCTACAACGGCCAGGCCATTGCGGCGGTGCAGGGGGCCAAGACACTCAAGGATTTGAACCAAACAGCCCTCGATCGGCAGAAGCGGGTGCTCGTCAACGAGGTGCGGCAGGCCTACCACGACGCCCTCCTGGCCCGTGAGCAGATCGACGTGGCGCGGCAGGGCCTGCAGCGGGCGAAAGAGACGTTTCAGGAGGTGTCCCAGCAGGTCTCGGCCGGCACCGTGCCGAAGTCCGAGCGCCTGAGCGCGGAGGTGGAGCGGGCCAACCGGGAGACGCAACTGGTGCAGGCCCGCTCCGACTACGCCTCGGCCCTCGATGGGTTGAAGCAGACCATGGGAATCGACGCCGACGCCACAATCCGCCTCACCGGCGACCTGGAGGCTAACCAGCGCGACCAGTACACCGAGGTCGCGGTCCAGAGCGCCGTAGATCGGGCCCTCCGGAACCGGGCAGACCTGAAACGGGCCCGCCTCAACGCCGAACTCCAAGAGGTGCGCAAAAACACGGAGCAGGCCCGCTATTTCCCTACCGTGTCGGCGGTGGCGAACCTGTCAATGTCCGGGCGCGTCCCGAGCAACCGGACCTCAGTGATTTCGGACCCGACCGATCCGTTCGAGTTCGACAAACGGGCGCAGGGCTTCTTCGCGGACTCGTACTGGAACCCCTCTCTCAGCGTAGGCCTGGAGTTGAGTTGGAATATCTTCGACGGCTTTCAGCGGCGGTCAAGCATTCAACAGGAGGAGGTAGCGGTGCAGCGCGCGGAACTGCAGGTGTCCCAGCTCCGCCAATCCGTCCGCATTCAGGTGCAGCGTGCCCTGCGGAATCTGGACGCGGCGCGCCAACGGATTCAGTCCCAGTCTACGAACCTAGAGACCGCCCGCACCAACTACCGCTTCGCTCAGCAGCGACTCGGGCAGGGCGTCTCAAGTCCGTTTCGGGTGCGCGAGGCCTCGCGGCAGCTCGACCAGAGCCGCCTCAACTACCTGCAGGCCGTCCGGGACTACATGAACGCCAAGAGCGCATTCGAAACCGCCGTCGGACAGCCTGCCGGGGTGCCGGACGCCGCTTCCTTCGAGACCGCTCGTCTCGAATAA
- a CDS encoding TetR/AcrR family transcriptional regulator produces the protein MANSSNPSLSRRERERKRRRQAMLDAARAVFAEEGYADATLDEIAERAEFGKGTLYNYFEGGKEELFLAVFDKASQELEGLIRTVFHASPDGRPLRDTVHEFVVRYFEMVRDQQDLFLVLVKEIHTIAFSDETGRVEFFEKQQERVLGTFVPVLREAMDQSEIRRLPPTLVANVLFTSLRSMGTHHILEGEHALADTSFGAVRPLDNPDRAADVLTTILFDGLAVGDPSSASA, from the coding sequence ATGGCCAACTCCTCCAATCCGTCTCTGTCTCGTCGCGAGCGCGAGCGAAAGCGGCGACGCCAGGCTATGCTCGACGCCGCACGGGCCGTTTTCGCGGAGGAAGGATACGCCGACGCCACGCTCGACGAGATTGCGGAGCGGGCTGAATTCGGCAAGGGCACGCTGTACAACTATTTTGAGGGCGGAAAGGAAGAGCTTTTCCTCGCCGTCTTTGACAAGGCCTCCCAGGAGCTGGAAGGGCTCATCCGAACGGTCTTCCACGCGTCCCCCGACGGCCGCCCACTGCGGGACACGGTCCACGAGTTCGTGGTGCGCTACTTCGAGATGGTCCGCGACCAGCAGGACCTGTTTCTCGTGCTGGTGAAGGAGATTCACACCATTGCGTTCAGTGACGAAACCGGGCGCGTCGAGTTTTTTGAGAAGCAGCAGGAGCGTGTGCTGGGCACCTTTGTGCCTGTGCTCCGCGAGGCGATGGACCAGTCGGAAATTCGACGCCTCCCCCCCACACTGGTGGCGAACGTTCTGTTCACGAGCCTCCGGAGCATGGGAACGCACCACATTCTCGAAGGCGAACACGCCCTCGCCGACACGTCCTTCGGCGCGGTTCGTCCCCTGGACAACCCCGACCGGGCGGCCGACGTTCTAACGACCATTCTGTTCGACGGCCTAGCGGTCGGGGATCCCTCTTCAGCCTCTGCGTGA
- a CDS encoding CoA-binding protein, protein MPDGQSSDLLTVLNTADTIAVVGCSATPTRTSHKIAQYLQTRGYRIVPVNPNYDEVLGEPCYPDLPSIPAGVELDVVNIFRAPEHTADMVRSAVERVEETDERPVIWTQLGVSTTEAKTQAEEAGLPYVRNRCIKIEYDRLLA, encoded by the coding sequence ATGCCCGACGGCCAGTCCTCGGACCTGCTTACTGTGCTCAACACGGCCGACACGATCGCGGTGGTCGGCTGCTCGGCCACGCCGACGCGCACGAGCCACAAGATTGCCCAGTACCTGCAGACGCGCGGCTACCGCATCGTGCCGGTGAACCCGAACTACGATGAGGTCCTCGGCGAACCGTGCTACCCGGATCTGCCCAGCATTCCGGCGGGGGTGGAGCTCGACGTTGTCAACATCTTCCGCGCCCCCGAGCACACGGCGGACATGGTCCGGTCGGCAGTTGAGCGCGTCGAAGAGACGGACGAGCGGCCGGTAATCTGGACACAGCTCGGGGTGTCGACCACGGAAGCAAAAACCCAGGCCGAAGAGGCGGGGCTACCCTACGTCCGCAATCGGTGCATCAAAATTGAGTACGACCGGCTTCTGGCGTGA
- a CDS encoding efflux RND transporter permease subunit codes for MKITNLSIKYRTAIAVFTLILAVGGLASYLTIPKESNPSIEFPQIVVTSVYPGASPSDVESTVSQVVEQEISSINGIDEMNSTSSEGVSSIVVEFTPDVNTDKAYQEVNRAVDRAQPDLPEAVEEPLVDEINTDQFPIMTVNLSGTYSLARLKTVAEDLQDDLEGISSVLEANLIGGLAREVQVNVDLAALKNYNVSFNSLVNTIQQENTNIPGGSIDVNRLNYLVRVDGQFDQPAQQIEELVVKTTANGRTVQVKDVADVIFGFKDRTSYSRLRVLKQEGADGETVSVPTSEQRTAQVISLNVTKRPGANILETSDAVKSTLDAFSFPSGTEVLLTGDQSENVQSLVTDLENNIISGLIFVIAVLLFFLGVRNATLVGIAIPLSMFTSFLVFQALGYTLNFIILFSLIIALGMLVDNAVVVIENIYRFREQGYSRWESARLGTAEVGGPVVAATATTVSAFAPMLLWPGIIGEFMSYMPLTLIITLTSSLFVALIINPVITGFFVEVKGRSDGDETASGWPALARYGGVGLILLLGVTLGIANWKTLVVVATAVPALYLLHVYVMSPIGDRFVESGLPSLIRWYRSYLQRMLERDYSVPYAFLRNTGALSALAGGGLLAAGGGLITMVAGQTAGMLLLVPGGVLAALGALGVLIHTLESIYLGGWTSVKGGAGLLAVMLLVLGLNYLAGGIGPGTIFRLAAAPVFIVGVGLLGALFNARDRLLLTDTRAALLNSSLGGLVLIAGLYLVAPTGQAFFPDTDPNRVQITAEAPLGTNIEASNRVAQTMGDRILKLLDQNPDSEANIENLLMNVGVGGDAQFGGGAQQPERSRVSLNMVDYAERPESSTRTLEKLRAQLQGIPGTEIEFTQQEQGPPTGPPVNIEISGPEFERIVQISNEVKRQLTDAAQSGRLPGLVDVTDNLNTGRPEVQVDVDRAQAAEYGLSTSQIARTVRTAIQGTEADTYRSGEDEYDITVRLREQDRQSIESLGSLTVTNPRGQQIPLTSVANIEEGTGFGSITRIDQNRVVTVSGAAGPGYNGPEVLTRVQDELSEYRQGLPQGYTMEYTGGNEDQQESFGFLTTALLIGASLILLILIVEFNSISAPFIIMVAVGLSMIGVLLGLILTRTPFNLFTFIGIIALAGIVVNNNIVLVDYIMQLRGRGQDKQEAIIEGGATRLRPVLLTALTTILGLVPLTFGINIDFVGLLADFAPNFQFGSENTQFWGPMGTAIISGLTFATFLTLVIVPVMYSVFDSASLRLTTAFGGSSDDASIVSETVVTDSLLDDSSPGDGAPSSDPSTPQTDRPSKT; via the coding sequence ATGAAGATCACCAACCTCTCGATCAAGTACCGCACGGCGATCGCCGTCTTCACACTGATCCTGGCGGTCGGCGGCCTGGCAAGCTACCTCACAATCCCGAAGGAGTCCAACCCGTCGATCGAGTTCCCGCAGATCGTCGTGACGTCGGTCTACCCGGGCGCTAGTCCGAGCGATGTGGAGTCGACCGTCTCCCAGGTGGTGGAGCAGGAAATCAGCTCCATCAACGGCATCGACGAGATGAACTCCACCTCCTCAGAGGGGGTCTCCTCAATCGTCGTCGAGTTTACGCCGGACGTGAACACGGACAAGGCCTATCAGGAGGTGAACCGGGCCGTGGACCGCGCCCAGCCCGACCTGCCCGAGGCAGTGGAGGAGCCGCTGGTCGACGAGATCAACACCGACCAGTTTCCCATCATGACGGTCAACCTCTCGGGGACCTATTCGCTGGCGCGGCTGAAGACCGTGGCCGAGGACCTGCAGGACGATCTCGAAGGCATTTCCAGCGTGCTGGAGGCCAACCTGATTGGGGGGCTCGCGCGCGAGGTGCAGGTGAATGTGGACCTGGCGGCCCTCAAGAACTACAACGTCTCCTTCAACAGTCTGGTGAACACCATCCAGCAGGAGAACACAAACATTCCGGGCGGCTCCATCGACGTGAACCGCCTGAACTACCTCGTTCGGGTTGACGGCCAGTTCGACCAGCCTGCCCAGCAGATCGAAGAACTGGTGGTCAAGACCACCGCGAATGGTCGCACCGTGCAGGTGAAGGACGTCGCGGACGTGATTTTCGGATTCAAGGACCGCACGTCGTATTCGCGCCTCCGTGTCTTGAAGCAGGAGGGCGCGGACGGCGAAACCGTGTCTGTGCCCACCTCGGAGCAGCGCACGGCTCAAGTCATCTCGCTGAACGTCACGAAGCGGCCCGGCGCCAACATTCTGGAGACCTCCGACGCGGTGAAGTCGACCCTCGATGCGTTCAGCTTTCCCAGCGGAACGGAGGTATTGCTCACGGGCGATCAGAGTGAAAACGTACAGTCGCTGGTGACAGACTTGGAGAACAACATCATCAGCGGACTTATCTTCGTAATCGCTGTCCTGCTGTTCTTCCTAGGAGTGCGCAACGCCACGCTCGTGGGCATCGCCATTCCGTTGTCCATGTTCACCAGCTTCCTTGTTTTTCAGGCGCTGGGCTACACCCTCAACTTCATCATCCTCTTCTCCCTCATCATCGCACTGGGGATGCTGGTGGACAACGCGGTGGTGGTGATCGAGAACATCTACCGCTTCCGGGAGCAGGGCTATTCACGATGGGAGTCCGCCCGCCTGGGCACCGCCGAGGTTGGGGGCCCGGTGGTTGCCGCCACCGCCACGACGGTCTCGGCCTTCGCGCCGATGCTTCTCTGGCCCGGCATTATTGGGGAGTTCATGAGCTACATGCCCCTCACGCTCATCATCACGCTTACGAGTTCGCTGTTCGTGGCCCTCATCATCAACCCGGTTATTACGGGCTTCTTTGTAGAGGTGAAGGGCCGCTCAGATGGCGATGAGACCGCGTCGGGGTGGCCTGCCCTGGCACGCTACGGCGGTGTGGGCCTCATTCTGCTCCTCGGCGTGACCCTCGGCATCGCGAACTGGAAGACCCTCGTCGTGGTCGCGACAGCGGTTCCGGCGCTCTACCTGCTGCACGTCTACGTCATGTCCCCCATCGGCGACCGGTTCGTCGAGAGCGGCCTGCCAAGCCTGATCCGCTGGTACCGCAGCTACCTTCAGCGGATGCTGGAGCGCGACTACTCGGTTCCGTACGCCTTCCTGCGCAACACAGGCGCGCTCTCGGCCCTCGCAGGGGGCGGGCTGCTGGCCGCCGGGGGCGGCCTGATCACGATGGTGGCCGGCCAGACGGCCGGCATGCTGCTGCTCGTGCCCGGCGGCGTGCTGGCGGCCCTTGGCGCCCTCGGCGTTCTGATACACACCCTCGAAAGCATCTACCTGGGCGGTTGGACGAGCGTAAAGGGGGGCGCTGGTCTCCTCGCCGTGATGCTCCTCGTGCTCGGGCTTAACTACCTCGCCGGTGGCATTGGCCCCGGCACCATTTTTCGCCTGGCGGCGGCCCCTGTGTTCATCGTGGGGGTGGGCCTCCTCGGGGCCCTCTTCAACGCCCGCGACCGCCTTCTGCTCACGGATACCCGGGCGGCGCTGTTGAATAGCTCGCTCGGCGGCCTCGTGCTCATCGCCGGGCTCTACCTTGTCGCCCCCACCGGCCAAGCGTTCTTTCCCGACACGGACCCGAACCGGGTGCAAATTACGGCTGAGGCGCCGCTGGGCACCAACATCGAAGCCTCCAACCGCGTCGCACAAACGATGGGGGACCGCATCCTGAAACTGCTGGATCAGAATCCGGACTCGGAGGCCAACATCGAAAATCTCTTGATGAATGTGGGGGTGGGCGGGGACGCTCAGTTCGGCGGTGGGGCCCAGCAGCCCGAACGCTCGCGGGTCTCGCTCAACATGGTGGACTACGCCGAACGGCCCGAGTCGTCGACCCGCACCCTGGAAAAGCTGCGCGCCCAGCTGCAGGGCATCCCGGGCACTGAGATTGAATTTACGCAGCAGGAGCAGGGCCCCCCGACCGGCCCCCCGGTCAACATTGAAATTTCGGGGCCGGAGTTTGAGCGGATTGTTCAGATCTCGAACGAGGTAAAACGCCAGCTTACGGACGCGGCCCAGAGCGGACGCCTTCCCGGCCTCGTCGACGTCACCGACAACCTGAACACCGGACGGCCCGAGGTGCAGGTCGACGTGGACCGTGCCCAGGCGGCGGAATATGGCCTCTCGACGAGCCAGATCGCCCGGACGGTGCGGACCGCCATCCAGGGCACGGAGGCCGACACTTATCGCAGCGGGGAGGACGAGTACGACATTACCGTACGCCTCCGCGAGCAGGACCGACAGAGCATCGAGAGCCTTGGAAGCCTGACCGTGACCAACCCCCGCGGCCAACAGATTCCCCTCACCTCGGTGGCCAACATTGAGGAGGGCACCGGCTTCGGGTCCATCACCCGAATCGACCAGAACCGGGTGGTGACCGTTTCCGGCGCCGCCGGTCCCGGCTACAACGGCCCAGAGGTGCTGACCCGCGTACAAGACGAACTCTCAGAATACCGTCAGGGCCTGCCTCAGGGCTACACGATGGAGTACACAGGGGGCAACGAGGACCAGCAGGAGTCCTTCGGCTTCCTCACGACGGCACTCCTGATCGGGGCCTCCCTGATTTTGCTGATCCTCATCGTGGAGTTTAACTCGATCAGCGCCCCGTTCATCATCATGGTCGCCGTGGGCCTGAGCATGATCGGTGTTCTGCTGGGCCTTATTCTCACGCGCACGCCGTTCAACCTCTTCACGTTTATCGGCATCATTGCCCTGGCCGGCATCGTGGTGAACAACAATATTGTGCTGGTCGACTACATCATGCAGCTCCGTGGGCGCGGCCAGGACAAACAGGAGGCCATCATCGAGGGCGGCGCGACGCGCCTGCGCCCGGTGCTACTCACGGCCCTCACGACCATTCTCGGCCTCGTTCCGCTTACCTTCGGCATCAACATCGACTTCGTGGGCCTGCTGGCCGACTTCGCCCCGAACTTCCAGTTCGGAAGTGAAAACACACAGTTCTGGGGACCGATGGGGACGGCCATCATCTCGGGGCTCACCTTTGCCACGTTTCTCACCCTCGTCATCGTGCCCGTGATGTACTCGGTGTTTGATTCCGCAAGCCTGCGCCTGACGACAGCCTTCGGCGGCAGTTCGGACGACGCCTCAATCGTCAGCGAGACGGTCGTGACCGACAGCCTGCTCGATGACAGCTCTCCCGGCGATGGGGCCCCGTCAAGCGACCCCTCGACGCCGCAAACGGATCGCCCCTCCAAGACGTGA
- a CDS encoding ABC1 kinase family protein, with the protein MSTDDAPDDFPASKLERSGLFAKTGLKVGKNYAQYLMDRATGADDPEARKRELNAQNARDLFEEFTRLRGTALKLAQSMSMDTGLLPDEFMEVMAEAQYSVPPMNKALVRKRIRDGLGRFPELIFDEFEPEAMAAASLGQVHRARLDDGRDVAVKVQYPNVRETIESDLSVARTLFERLIQGDGVDAHFEEVKTRLQEETDYLNEAQNIDHFADQYNGEKLVVPRPVPDRTAETVLTMTHVDGQHLDAFLEADPSQGERDRFGQLLWDFLHEQVAGNARTLHADTHPGNFLFREDGRLGVIDFGCVKTFPQQFRDDMLRLFRARMADDEDAITHLLHTLDILHDDLPADTQEDLRHFFDEYGSLIVEPYSQASFDFGDPAFRNRLQDCFEQASHLRAATGSPHFIFLNKALVGLLNLLTRLGARVDTTESLSLLNESLEGLGCSAVGR; encoded by the coding sequence ATGAGCACCGATGACGCCCCCGACGACTTTCCCGCCTCCAAGCTGGAGCGGAGCGGCCTCTTTGCCAAGACGGGGCTGAAGGTGGGGAAGAACTACGCCCAGTACCTCATGGACCGGGCCACTGGCGCGGACGACCCGGAGGCGCGGAAGCGAGAGCTCAACGCACAGAACGCCCGCGATCTCTTTGAGGAGTTTACTCGGCTCCGCGGGACGGCCCTCAAGCTCGCCCAGTCGATGAGCATGGACACCGGCCTGCTGCCGGACGAGTTCATGGAGGTGATGGCGGAGGCGCAGTACAGCGTGCCGCCGATGAACAAGGCACTCGTGCGCAAGCGGATTCGGGACGGGCTCGGGCGCTTTCCGGAGCTGATCTTCGACGAGTTTGAGCCGGAGGCGATGGCCGCCGCCTCGCTCGGCCAGGTCCATCGGGCGCGCCTGGACGACGGCCGTGACGTCGCGGTCAAGGTGCAGTATCCCAACGTGCGGGAGACCATCGAGTCCGACCTGTCGGTGGCCCGCACGCTGTTCGAGCGCCTGATCCAGGGCGACGGGGTCGACGCCCATTTCGAAGAAGTGAAGACCCGGCTCCAGGAGGAAACGGACTATCTGAACGAGGCCCAGAACATCGACCACTTTGCAGACCAGTACAACGGGGAAAAGCTCGTCGTCCCCCGCCCGGTGCCCGACCGGACGGCCGAAACGGTCCTGACGATGACACACGTGGACGGTCAGCATCTCGATGCCTTCCTCGAAGCGGACCCCAGTCAGGGCGAGCGCGATCGATTCGGGCAACTGCTGTGGGACTTTCTCCACGAGCAGGTGGCGGGCAATGCCCGCACCCTCCACGCCGATACGCATCCCGGCAACTTCCTCTTCCGCGAGGACGGGCGGCTCGGTGTCATCGACTTCGGCTGTGTAAAAACCTTCCCTCAGCAGTTCCGCGACGACATGCTGCGCCTGTTTCGGGCCCGCATGGCCGACGACGAGGACGCGATTACGCACCTCCTCCACACCCTCGACATCCTCCACGACGACCTGCCCGCGGATACCCAGGAGGACCTGCGTCACTTCTTCGACGAGTACGGCTCGCTCATCGTGGAGCCCTACAGCCAGGCCTCCTTCGACTTCGGCGACCCGGCCTTTCGGAATCGCCTGCAGGACTGCTTCGAGCAGGCCTCCCACCTCCGCGCCGCCACGGGGTCCCCGCACTTCATCTTTCTCAACAAGGCCCTGGTCGGCCTTCTCAACCTGCTGACCCGGCTCGGGGCCCGCGTGGACACCACCGAGAGCCTGTCGCTTCTGAACGAGTCGCTCGAGGGGCTCGGCTGCTCCGCGGTGGGGCGCTAG